One window from the genome of Nicotiana sylvestris chromosome 9, ASM39365v2, whole genome shotgun sequence encodes:
- the LOC138877765 gene encoding uncharacterized protein, which yields MANMVGKVQESHKITFHKDELLPDGLSHNRALHIMVQFEDKFIARVLIDRGSSLNICPLTTLKRLGKDFHEIRAGSMNLKAFNGSQWAIIGEINLCLQMGPTWFDVEFQVIDISATNILLGRPWIHATGPWLPHYTRP from the coding sequence atggccaacatggtagggaaaGTACAAGAgagtcataagatcaccttccacaaGGATGAATTACTGCCCGATGGGTTAAGTCACAACCGGGCACTGCATATCATGGTACagtttgaggacaaattcattgccagggtcttaaTAGAtaggggttcaagcctcaacatttgtccgttgactactctaaaaagattgggcaaagatttccatgagatacgggcaGGAAGTATGAACCTGAAAGCCTTTAATGGGTCTCAATGGGCCATAATTGGGGAGATTAACCTTTgcctgcagatggggccaacttggttcgatgttgaattccaagtgatTGACATATCAGCTACCAATATTCTATTGGGGCGACCTTGGATACACGCCACTGGGCCGTGGCTTCCACATtacaccaggccgtga